The proteins below are encoded in one region of Sulfolobus sp. A20:
- a CDS encoding thiamine pyrophosphate-dependent dehydrogenase E1 component subunit alpha, which yields MSISISKDKLLDMYRKMLLIRYHELTVKELFASGRIPGFVHLYVGEEAVAVGVMSNLKEEDYITSTHRGHGHCIAKGLDVKRMLAEILGKKTGVCKGKGGSMHIFDFSKGMLGANGIVGGGAPHAVGAALASKLKGLDRVAVAFIGDGAMNQGVVLESLNLATVWKLPVVFVVEDNMYAMSTRSLSPGRLQPRYSAAKSYVDRALGFGVPAVEVDGMDVLAVYEASREAINRARRGEGPSLLHCKTYRFFGHFEGDQLVYRDKEEEEMWKKRDPITLFKDKLISMKIATSEELDKIDLEAKQEISEALKFAEQSPYPELEEALTDVFTDNSY from the coding sequence ATGTCAATATCAATTTCTAAGGATAAGCTATTAGACATGTATAGGAAGATGCTTCTGATAAGATATCATGAGTTAACGGTAAAGGAGTTGTTCGCATCTGGAAGGATACCAGGTTTCGTACACCTATACGTGGGAGAAGAGGCTGTTGCTGTAGGTGTAATGAGTAACTTAAAAGAAGAGGATTACATCACAAGCACGCACAGAGGACATGGACATTGCATAGCTAAGGGGTTAGACGTTAAGAGAATGTTAGCTGAGATATTGGGCAAGAAAACTGGAGTTTGCAAGGGAAAAGGGGGGTCTATGCATATATTTGACTTCAGTAAAGGAATGTTAGGGGCTAATGGTATCGTAGGAGGAGGTGCACCTCACGCTGTTGGAGCTGCTTTAGCTTCTAAGCTTAAGGGGTTGGACAGAGTTGCAGTTGCCTTTATTGGAGATGGGGCTATGAACCAAGGAGTAGTATTGGAATCATTAAACTTAGCCACAGTGTGGAAACTCCCTGTTGTGTTCGTAGTCGAGGATAACATGTATGCTATGTCTACAAGGAGTTTATCTCCAGGGAGGTTGCAACCCAGATATTCAGCTGCTAAGAGCTACGTAGATAGGGCTTTAGGATTTGGAGTTCCAGCAGTGGAAGTCGATGGTATGGATGTTTTAGCAGTTTATGAAGCCTCTAGGGAGGCAATAAATAGGGCTAGAAGAGGAGAAGGACCTTCATTATTACATTGTAAAACTTACAGATTCTTCGGTCATTTCGAAGGAGATCAATTGGTATATAGGGATAAGGAGGAAGAGGAGATGTGGAAGAAGAGAGATCCCATAACTTTGTTCAAGGATAAGCTAATCTCAATGAAGATTGCCACTTCAGAGGAGTTGGATAAGATAGATTTGGAAGCTAAACAAGAAATAAGTGAGGCGTTAAAGTTCGCTGAACAGAGCCCATATCCAGAGCTAGAGGAGGCTCTAACTGATGTGTTCACAGATAACTCTTATTAA
- a CDS encoding winged helix-turn-helix domain-containing protein, protein MDIFEAVSNEIRRKIIKLLQTPRSFSELCERLNLESSALAFHLKKLDGLITKDDKGNYVLTELGKKALSIVNMIESQNVILPEEKRVLTPVLIEYADKVIIDKGMLTKIKEENKKLIIRNVNEVIFKDDIDENLLNGVLELIENVITIKSPPNLKDIISRKSKQVLSIEEELSSEEEINEEIGNIVSGVGGLVGKIVSRVLGSKDFSINIGSHLRVVYDGPLKVNDKLNIEVDGGVVKLSKGEPHLLAKCSYIGDLEINDNGISADGCYIKISYPDLNQLRVSVDGGKVEINEIKVNDLKIDMDGGLISLNVKCKDMVDITLDGGKVDGKVQFEDTTKARLNIDIDGGMGKIDVSIPKDFSVITSSRVDGGVARLPPNRAGNKGELIITANVDGGIVTINEI, encoded by the coding sequence ATGGATATATTTGAGGCAGTATCAAACGAGATCAGAAGGAAAATAATAAAGCTACTCCAGACTCCTAGGAGTTTTTCTGAGTTATGCGAGAGACTCAACTTAGAGAGCTCTGCCCTAGCCTTTCACTTAAAAAAACTAGATGGCTTAATAACTAAGGACGATAAGGGAAATTACGTCCTCACAGAGTTAGGGAAAAAAGCCTTATCAATAGTAAACATGATAGAGAGCCAAAACGTAATATTACCAGAAGAAAAAAGAGTATTAACACCAGTATTGATCGAGTACGCAGATAAGGTAATAATAGACAAAGGTATGTTGACTAAAATTAAAGAAGAGAACAAGAAATTAATAATAAGAAACGTCAATGAGGTAATATTCAAAGATGATATTGATGAAAACCTATTAAATGGCGTGTTAGAACTGATAGAGAACGTTATAACTATCAAGTCCCCTCCAAATCTAAAGGATATTATATCTAGAAAATCGAAGCAAGTTTTGTCAATAGAAGAGGAACTTAGCAGCGAAGAAGAGATCAATGAGGAGATAGGGAATATAGTGAGTGGAGTAGGAGGATTAGTAGGTAAAATAGTATCTAGAGTACTTGGTTCTAAGGACTTCTCAATTAACATAGGCTCACACCTAAGGGTAGTATATGACGGTCCTCTAAAAGTTAATGATAAGTTAAATATTGAGGTAGACGGTGGTGTAGTTAAACTAAGTAAGGGAGAACCACATCTCCTAGCTAAGTGTAGTTATATAGGAGACCTCGAAATAAATGATAATGGCATTAGTGCAGATGGTTGTTACATAAAGATAAGCTACCCCGATTTAAATCAACTTAGAGTTAGCGTTGACGGAGGGAAAGTAGAGATTAATGAAATAAAAGTAAACGATCTGAAGATTGACATGGACGGAGGATTAATTAGCCTAAACGTGAAGTGTAAGGATATGGTAGACATCACTTTAGATGGAGGGAAAGTTGATGGAAAAGTCCAGTTTGAGGACACTACCAAAGCGAGATTGAATATTGATATAGATGGAGGGATGGGGAAAATTGATGTATCAATACCTAAGGACTTTAGCGTTATAACCTCGTCGAGAGTAGACGGAGGAGTTGCGAGACTACCTCCCAATAGAGCTGGGAATAAAGGTGAACTAATAATAACTGCGAACGTTGACGGAGGGATTGTAACTATCAATGAAATATAA
- a CDS encoding dihydrolipoamide acetyltransferase family protein codes for MGKEVVMPKLGLTMTKGKIVEWKKKEGDKVEAGEDIVVIETEKITTTIKAPISGIILKIYAKEGEEVPVGQIIAFIGMPGETPPPITRGEEVTQPLDVRQKMEVKAEVKAEVRSTPRARKLAREKGIDLTAVRGTGPGGMITEEDVLRELESKTKFSLLGIRVREIIPMSPMRKEISKRMTQSLQTMAQVTLSMEVNATNLVKIREEIEKKTGEKITYTDIIVKLTSSLLKTHPYLNATLEGDEIKILDEINIGIAVALDQGLIVPVIRNADKKSIVEISREAHQLADKARENKLSPDDVAMGTFTVSNLGMYDIDSFTPIINPPQTAILGVGRIKKSPIVVGDSISIGYTMWLSLTFDHRVLDGHTAAKFLKELASIIENEEELRRKVS; via the coding sequence TTGGGTAAAGAGGTAGTAATGCCCAAACTTGGATTAACTATGACTAAGGGTAAAATAGTTGAATGGAAGAAGAAAGAAGGAGATAAGGTTGAAGCTGGAGAAGATATAGTCGTAATAGAAACTGAAAAGATAACTACCACTATTAAAGCCCCAATAAGTGGGATAATCCTTAAAATTTACGCTAAGGAAGGAGAAGAGGTGCCAGTTGGTCAGATAATAGCCTTTATAGGCATGCCGGGAGAAACACCACCACCAATAACTAGAGGAGAAGAAGTCACTCAACCTCTTGATGTTAGACAAAAGATGGAAGTTAAGGCAGAGGTTAAGGCAGAGGTTAGGTCTACTCCGAGAGCAAGAAAGTTAGCTAGAGAAAAAGGTATAGACTTAACTGCAGTAAGGGGAACTGGTCCAGGGGGAATGATAACTGAAGAGGACGTATTAAGGGAATTAGAAAGTAAGACCAAATTTAGTCTATTAGGAATAAGGGTTAGAGAAATAATTCCAATGAGCCCGATGAGAAAGGAGATAAGTAAGAGGATGACCCAAAGCCTTCAAACCATGGCCCAAGTAACCTTATCAATGGAGGTAAATGCGACTAATCTAGTTAAGATAAGAGAGGAGATAGAGAAGAAGACTGGAGAGAAGATAACTTACACTGATATTATAGTCAAGTTAACCTCAAGTCTTTTAAAGACACATCCATATTTGAACGCTACTTTAGAAGGAGATGAGATTAAGATATTAGATGAGATCAACATAGGTATAGCAGTAGCCCTAGACCAAGGGTTAATAGTACCAGTAATAAGAAATGCAGATAAGAAGTCCATAGTAGAGATATCCAGAGAGGCTCACCAGCTAGCAGATAAGGCTAGGGAAAATAAGCTTTCACCAGATGACGTAGCTATGGGAACTTTTACCGTATCAAATCTAGGAATGTATGATATCGATTCCTTCACTCCCATAATAAATCCACCTCAGACTGCAATATTAGGTGTGGGAAGAATAAAGAAGAGCCCTATTGTTGTAGGAGACTCAATATCAATAGGATATACGATGTGGCTGAGTTTGACTTTCGACCATAGAGTATTGGACGGACATACAGCGGCTAAGTTCCTAAAAGAGTTGGCTAGTATTATAGAAAATGAAGAGGAGTTAAGGAGGAAAGTTAGTTAA
- the tatA gene encoding twin-arginine translocase TatA/TatE family subunit has translation MLDSPTDLLILLVVIAVVFFGSSKIPEIFRSLGRAMGEFKKGRIEAEMEIQQMYSQPSANQSVEELEKKLVELQKEIEQLKQSRA, from the coding sequence ATGTTGGATAGTCCTACCGATTTACTAATTCTCTTGGTAGTTATAGCCGTAGTATTCTTCGGATCATCTAAGATACCCGAAATATTCAGATCCTTAGGTAGAGCAATGGGAGAGTTTAAGAAGGGGAGAATAGAGGCTGAAATGGAAATACAGCAGATGTACTCTCAACCATCTGCTAATCAGAGTGTTGAGGAGCTAGAAAAGAAGTTAGTTGAACTACAAAAAGAGATAGAACAATTAAAGCAAAGTAGGGCTTAA
- a CDS encoding NAD(P)/FAD-dependent oxidoreductase, with translation MKVGIIGSGPAGVYASITLAKDAKVVLIEREDRLGGTCVLYGCIPTKSMLTPLTLSSFLSSYKREIKFDIDELRSFALDSINKISKGVESMLNSIGVEVIHSNAYIRSSMLHAGNSSINVDKILIASGTRRERVKGLKYTEDLPYERGDYQKVIIIGGDVGGIELSWLLNRLGKEVALVDRNSSLLSNVDKDLSTVVTSYFNQLGVSLYLGEEVVKVNDNSVTLKSGKVISGDAVFLTYGRKTNLEGFEEIPHDKFIYVDEFLRTETPNVYAAGDIIGTYTAHEAIYGGVIAGKNILGYNEEFIAEGVPKVIYTHPQIAYTGVPSGKCVTVNTLSLTKSIIDRDEGGLFKICERDGKVTGAIAFMPEAESVVSLVSALIRLEVSLKDALNLILPHPSYLEVLSESLRVLK, from the coding sequence ATGAAAGTAGGAATTATTGGTTCCGGTCCAGCTGGGGTTTATGCGTCAATTACTCTAGCTAAGGACGCTAAAGTCGTCTTAATAGAGAGAGAAGACAGATTAGGGGGTACTTGTGTACTTTATGGATGTATACCAACTAAGTCCATGTTAACACCACTAACCCTCTCCTCTTTTCTTTCATCTTATAAGAGGGAAATTAAATTTGACATTGACGAGCTCAGAAGCTTTGCTCTAGATTCCATAAATAAGATAAGTAAAGGAGTAGAGTCTATGCTTAACAGTATTGGTGTAGAAGTAATTCACTCCAATGCTTACATAAGGTCATCTATGCTTCATGCTGGGAATTCTTCGATAAACGTTGATAAGATATTAATAGCATCTGGTACTAGAAGGGAGAGAGTAAAGGGTTTGAAGTATACTGAAGACTTACCCTATGAAAGAGGAGATTATCAGAAGGTTATCATAATAGGTGGAGACGTAGGTGGGATTGAACTAAGCTGGCTATTGAACAGGTTAGGAAAAGAGGTAGCCTTAGTTGACAGAAACTCCTCACTATTATCTAACGTGGATAAGGATCTATCTACAGTAGTGACAAGTTATTTTAACCAATTAGGAGTAAGCCTATATTTAGGAGAAGAGGTAGTAAAGGTAAACGATAATTCAGTCACTTTAAAGAGCGGAAAGGTTATCTCTGGTGATGCTGTCTTTTTGACCTACGGTAGGAAAACCAATTTAGAGGGTTTCGAGGAGATACCCCATGATAAGTTTATCTACGTTGATGAATTTTTGAGAACTGAAACTCCAAACGTTTACGCAGCTGGAGATATCATAGGCACTTATACTGCGCATGAAGCTATATATGGAGGAGTTATAGCTGGTAAAAATATACTGGGATATAATGAGGAGTTTATAGCTGAAGGAGTTCCTAAAGTCATTTACACTCATCCTCAAATAGCATATACTGGTGTACCTTCCGGAAAGTGCGTAACTGTTAATACATTAAGCCTGACTAAGTCTATTATAGATAGAGATGAGGGTGGTCTCTTTAAGATTTGCGAAAGAGATGGCAAAGTAACTGGAGCGATAGCATTTATGCCTGAGGCTGAAAGTGTAGTCTCATTGGTCTCAGCACTAATAAGGCTTGAGGTTAGTTTAAAAGACGCTCTAAATTTAATTTTACCACATCCATCATACTTGGAGGTTCTAAGCGAGTCATTAAGAGTGTTAAAGTAA
- a CDS encoding NAD(+)/NADH kinase — MNSIGVIINPESGKDIRRIVSNASYISSYAKINAVKRFLLGLDSTDSVDEVLLMPDFYGLSLDLIEETEDKVNFKLTKVNMKPENTVNDTITASKIMKEKGVKTIVSAGGDGTLRAVFKGIGDTTPILGLSLGTNNVLGASYEPTVLGVMLGYFLKGNYYDILDKAKTIKVLINNEEKDFALVDLTFIDGWYVGAKAIWDEYSLRYTFISKGELGDIGIPSIASFLKPINFDDDFSLMIKFGIGHSKINAILAPGLIKEVFISEVRTLRIGEEIEIPRGNYVIAFDGERDLVANQSQEVKVRVERDGPLLINPQKGIRYITTYYKENRGKEIG, encoded by the coding sequence GTGAACTCCATTGGCGTTATCATCAACCCCGAGTCCGGAAAGGATATAAGGAGAATAGTAAGTAACGCATCTTATATAAGTAGTTATGCGAAAATTAACGCGGTAAAACGCTTTCTCTTAGGTCTAGATTCTACTGACAGCGTGGACGAAGTATTATTAATGCCAGACTTTTATGGGTTATCCTTAGACCTAATTGAGGAAACTGAAGATAAAGTAAATTTTAAGCTCACTAAAGTGAATATGAAGCCCGAAAATACAGTAAACGATACTATAACCGCTTCAAAGATAATGAAGGAGAAAGGGGTAAAGACCATTGTAAGTGCAGGGGGAGACGGTACATTAAGGGCTGTGTTTAAAGGTATAGGTGATACTACACCAATTTTAGGTCTTTCTTTAGGCACTAACAACGTCTTAGGTGCTTCCTATGAGCCAACAGTATTGGGGGTTATGCTAGGGTATTTCTTGAAAGGGAACTATTACGACATATTGGATAAGGCTAAAACGATTAAAGTGTTGATTAATAACGAAGAGAAAGACTTCGCTCTAGTAGACTTAACGTTCATTGATGGATGGTATGTAGGGGCTAAGGCTATATGGGATGAATACTCTCTCAGATATACCTTCATATCCAAAGGTGAACTGGGTGATATAGGCATACCCTCAATCGCCAGCTTCCTTAAACCAATAAATTTCGATGACGATTTTTCCTTAATGATAAAGTTCGGAATTGGTCACAGTAAGATTAATGCCATATTAGCACCAGGGTTAATAAAAGAAGTCTTCATCAGTGAAGTAAGAACGTTAAGGATAGGAGAAGAGATTGAGATACCTAGAGGTAATTACGTTATTGCGTTTGATGGTGAAAGAGATTTAGTTGCAAATCAATCACAAGAGGTTAAGGTTAGGGTAGAAAGGGATGGTCCCTTATTAATAAATCCTCAAAAGGGAATTAGATATATTACAACTTACTATAAAGAGAATAGGGGGAAAGAAATTGGGTAA
- a CDS encoding alpha-ketoacid dehydrogenase subunit beta, whose product MNNRQITFTEAINEALRQEMERDPSVVLIGEDIGVYGGAFGVTKGLVEKFGTDRVIDTPISEAGYIGAAVGAALAGLRPVVELMFVDFFGVAMDQIYNQMAKLRYMSGGQLKVPLTLRAPIGAGIGAAAQHSQTLYSIFAHVPGLKVVVPSTPYDAKGLLISSIRDDDPVVFLENKVLYGVKGPVPEEEYTIPLGKAEVKREGEDVTIIGIARTVWHALEANETLGKEGISAEVVDVRTIVPFDKETVLKSVKKTGRVVIVDEDYDRCGFASWVASIIADEAFEYLDAPIKRITTPNVPIPFSPPLEQYVLPDAKKIVNTVKSITG is encoded by the coding sequence TTGAACAATAGACAAATCACCTTCACGGAAGCCATAAATGAGGCTTTAAGGCAAGAGATGGAAAGAGATCCTTCTGTAGTTTTAATAGGTGAAGATATAGGAGTTTATGGAGGAGCTTTTGGAGTAACTAAAGGCTTAGTAGAGAAGTTTGGCACGGATAGAGTTATTGATACCCCTATTTCAGAGGCAGGATATATAGGAGCTGCTGTTGGAGCTGCTTTAGCTGGATTAAGGCCAGTAGTGGAATTAATGTTCGTAGACTTCTTCGGTGTAGCAATGGACCAGATATATAACCAAATGGCAAAGCTAAGATACATGTCTGGTGGGCAACTGAAGGTCCCCTTAACATTAAGAGCTCCCATAGGAGCTGGAATAGGTGCAGCAGCTCAACACTCTCAAACGCTATACTCCATTTTCGCTCACGTCCCTGGCTTAAAAGTAGTTGTCCCATCAACCCCATATGACGCTAAAGGTCTGTTGATATCATCAATTCGTGATGATGACCCAGTAGTGTTTCTGGAGAACAAAGTATTGTATGGAGTTAAGGGGCCAGTGCCTGAGGAAGAGTATACAATACCTTTAGGTAAGGCTGAAGTGAAAAGGGAAGGAGAGGATGTGACAATAATAGGGATAGCCAGAACTGTATGGCACGCTTTAGAGGCTAACGAGACTTTAGGAAAGGAAGGTATTAGTGCAGAAGTTGTTGACGTAAGAACTATTGTACCATTCGATAAGGAAACAGTTCTCAAGTCAGTTAAGAAGACTGGTAGAGTGGTAATAGTTGATGAAGACTATGATAGGTGTGGATTCGCCTCTTGGGTAGCTTCCATCATTGCAGATGAGGCTTTTGAATACTTAGATGCTCCCATAAAGAGAATAACTACACCAAACGTTCCAATTCCGTTTAGCCCTCCATTAGAGCAATACGTATTGCCAGATGCTAAGAAGATAGTGAACACAGTTAAGTCCATTACGGGGTAA
- a CDS encoding B12-binding domain-containing radical SAM protein produces MKALLIRPTNPTGSGYNKSFGFMPTPLGLLQLAGDLRATGNWDVKVIDMEADLTSVDDVVNLAISYDPDIIGITLHATASHNVSVKIANGIKKELKDVILIAGGHHATFLPTQMLKDGFDIVVLGEGDLTIMEIGNAMKNRDFSNVRGIVYKEGEKIIRTPPAPLIEDLDKLPLPAFDLVEKERYRIDAFGENQYVACVETARGCPYACDFCSVTPTWGNKWRNKSNPRILKEIEEIKKLGYNWVFFVDDIFIVWPNRSQRAKLFREMIERKLTINFITQMRADVTARNPELIKLASEAGLRVAFLGVESGSQETLKKMHKGLAVSDSIKAVKVLHENGVIVFVGMMMGAPYETFKDIIATIKFSRKLADAGADGVQFSIYTPLPGTRIFVNSLQQKALFTLNWDYYDLLTPVAKTRVNPALIQFLAVYANHTFYLYKYLRSKLKISKLKIPERKLELLRNAEKYIWKRLPYFIRGTFIDLPKSMMNTLKLYSKRANSLRNDLIDLLVSESSKIIYYDPGDKNRYFKIKTD; encoded by the coding sequence ATGAAAGCCCTTCTGATAAGACCTACTAATCCTACCGGAAGTGGTTACAACAAGTCCTTTGGCTTCATGCCAACACCTTTAGGCTTATTACAATTGGCTGGAGACTTAAGGGCTACTGGTAATTGGGATGTTAAGGTTATAGATATGGAAGCTGATTTGACGAGTGTGGATGATGTAGTTAACTTAGCAATAAGTTATGATCCCGATATCATTGGAATAACCTTACATGCTACAGCCTCTCACAATGTATCAGTAAAGATAGCTAATGGAATAAAGAAGGAGCTAAAGGATGTAATTCTGATTGCTGGAGGGCATCACGCTACTTTCTTACCTACCCAAATGCTTAAGGACGGCTTTGATATAGTGGTATTGGGTGAGGGAGATTTAACAATTATGGAAATAGGTAACGCAATGAAAAATAGAGACTTTTCAAATGTTAGGGGAATAGTTTACAAGGAGGGGGAGAAGATAATAAGGACTCCCCCTGCCCCATTAATTGAGGATTTGGATAAATTACCACTTCCAGCCTTTGACTTAGTAGAAAAGGAAAGATATAGGATTGACGCATTTGGAGAAAATCAATATGTGGCATGTGTTGAAACAGCTAGGGGATGTCCTTATGCATGTGATTTCTGTTCTGTAACTCCCACGTGGGGTAATAAGTGGAGAAATAAGTCTAATCCTAGAATATTAAAGGAGATTGAGGAGATCAAAAAGCTAGGATACAATTGGGTCTTTTTCGTCGATGATATATTCATTGTATGGCCTAATAGGAGTCAGAGAGCTAAGTTATTCAGAGAGATGATAGAAAGGAAGTTGACTATAAATTTCATAACCCAAATGAGGGCTGACGTAACAGCTAGAAATCCAGAATTAATAAAGTTAGCTTCTGAGGCGGGTTTAAGGGTAGCGTTTTTGGGAGTTGAGAGTGGAAGTCAAGAGACTTTGAAGAAGATGCATAAAGGTTTAGCGGTTTCTGATTCAATAAAGGCTGTTAAAGTACTTCATGAGAACGGCGTAATAGTGTTTGTTGGAATGATGATGGGTGCGCCTTATGAAACTTTTAAGGATATAATTGCGACCATAAAGTTCTCTAGAAAGCTAGCTGATGCCGGAGCAGATGGTGTGCAGTTTTCTATTTATACACCACTTCCAGGGACTAGAATATTCGTTAACTCTTTACAACAAAAAGCTTTATTCACATTGAACTGGGATTACTATGATTTATTAACGCCGGTAGCTAAAACGAGGGTAAATCCTGCATTAATTCAATTTTTAGCTGTTTACGCTAACCACACGTTCTATTTATACAAGTATCTTAGGAGTAAGCTTAAAATATCTAAACTGAAGATTCCAGAGAGAAAGCTAGAACTATTGAGGAATGCTGAAAAGTATATATGGAAAAGGTTGCCATACTTCATTAGGGGGACGTTTATAGATTTGCCAAAGTCTATGATGAACACGTTGAAGTTGTATTCTAAGAGGGCAAATAGTCTAAGAAACGACTTAATTGATCTACTTGTTTCAGAGTCAAGTAAGATAATCTACTATGACCCCGGGGATAAGAATAGGTACTTTAAGATTAAGACCGACTAA